The sequence CATACTTCATTAGTTTCACCTAAtccaataatttctttaaaaaaaaaaggttcaatacATCGGATTACCTTGATTCATCTTTTGTATTTGCAAACATACCTCAATTGTGGCGAAATACTTGGTATGTGCTCCATTATTTCCATATGGCAAAACGTGAACTTCATACACCACTCGATTTTCTCCAAGGTCCACATACCACCAAGGTTTACTAACCATGGGATGGGAGTGGTAATAGTTTGTACTGCTTTCAATGCCATCCACTGCCATGTCTTTCACCATATCTGCTGGACTGTGAAATAAACTGCGGTCACAAATCTTTCCTTTTACGGTTCACACTcatagttattatttattatttttacttcttttttttttgccattaaacTTCTTTCCCTAAATGGGGAGGTCTACAAGGGAAATCAAGGAACAAGTCACTGACTGActcctttaactgctgaatcaagGCTGAAACGACGCTGAAAACACTTTAGACACATGGCAGCACTCACCGTCACGTTGTCTCTACCCCTACACCTGGCCAAGACTTTCTTGTTCATCTGACTCCCTGGCCATCATCTTCCTAACACCTTTCCCTTAACTTGAGGTCATTCAACATTTTTTACTTGGAATCAAACCAGTTCAAAACTTAGTTTTCCATAGCTAAGCTCCTTTCTACTTCTTTGTATCTCTTCACTTTTGACTTTGTCCATTTCTTACCAGTCAAATGACTCCCGCCAGAAGCTTCCAGATCTGTTCTTTCTTGAATATTGTATATTGCACTTAATTTCCTTAAAGTGAAGTTCGCCTCAACTATTATGTTTGACCTTATGGCCATTGCCCTTCAGAACTTTCTCAGAGGGCCTATTACCTTCCTTGCTCCACCTCCATAACTTCCATTTACCCTCATGTCAAtaggtctgtaccaaccgtgtttcacacaattgtacataattccttttgtatatattaggcttgtatcttcgctcttccctcgcactaaaacgaacatgaaaattcatgtctagtttttcctctgtaacattgtctgtcttgtgaacttgttatgtcctgttgccttgaggttttgtatataaggagagtgttctataacaatataactcagttgattgcatcctgcctttgagttcacaacccttctctcggctccgttacaactcagttgattgcatcctgcctttgagttcacaacccttctctcggctccgtcacattggtgaccccggagtgactcgctcccactgccttccacaccaatgtgacggagccgagagaagggttgtgaactcaaaggcaagatgcaatcaactgagttatattgttatagaacactctccttatatacaaaacctcaaggcaacaggacataacaagttcacaagacagacaatgttacagaggaaaaaccagacatgaattttcatgttcgttttagtgcgagggaagagcgaagatacaagcctaatatatacaaaaggaattatgtacaattgtgtgaaacacggttggtacaggtctgTTCTTGGTAACATATACTTTCAACTCTGTTCTTTAAAGGATTCTACCAGACACAGCAATTTCTTCCCCGTCATCTGTTTTCCACATCTCTTTTTAATAAAGATTCTACCAGACACGACAATTTCTTCCCCGTCATCTGTTCTCTACAACTCTAAATACTCACCCCATTGGCAATTGTCGGCATTTTTCTCTTCAGACTGCATCCCTCTAATTTTGTCTTTAACCCTAAAATCTATTTGCTAATTACCTATTAGGTCAATCTTCTTTATCTTTTTTCACTGCTCTTCACtaaacattattttcctttttaaagtgCCTTTTAGGATTTTCCTCCAAATCTTCATAGTTGACTTGGCCCTGTTTTATCCTTTGAGCTTCACTTCCGGCAAGTTCCACCAACTTAATCTTAATTCTACTTGGATATTGtggttcatatttatatttatcattattttggaCACTACTTTCCACTGGGAAATGCTTCCAAACACTCCATGTTCCAGTGTTCACCTTAACGTAGTTATTATTACTACTCAAACATCTTTAACACATAGCCTACTTAGACCTGAAAGGCCTCCTCATATATGGTGCATTCAAGTTTTGTCTTTATACCATACTTCACTGTAATTAAGCAAAGCATATACTTATATTTGTTAGAGCCAGAGTACATTCATCCTCACTCCTGAAGCAATTCAAACACTTACTCTGTCCAAAAGCCCACACTCTCAGTGGGTTTAAGTAGGGCGATGTTTTCCATGTTCGTCAAGTAACTGACCCGCTGATACGTAATCTCCTTTTCGCCAACAGATGGCTCTGTCATGTCTCCCATTATGGTACATTCACCATCTGAAAATAATGACATCCGATGTAATAACATGAAGAAGAACAATGTTTGTCAATTGTTCTTGGCTGAAAGAGATAACAAGATAGCAAGCATTCAAGTTAACTTAgcattatatatattctttttttcagcaGTTCCTACTGATGATCCTATGGATATTCCCTAAATAAAAACAAGCAACTAACCTTGCGTTGCATACCCTTGACACTGACGTTGCAGGCAGATGGAGGCGCAACCGATGGTCGACGCTACGTTTGTGATCTTGTGCTGGACCGGAGGGCAGAAAGACTCCCGGTTTTGGGCGTAATAGTAAAATGCAACTTCAGAGGCGACAACATCACTCAGTCTGCTGATCGTCAGCATCCAGGCGATGATCTGCAGCATCTGAATACGATGCGGCATCTTTCTAGGAATAAATAGGTGGATCAAaagttatttatacatgtatagttTCCCTATACAGGAATGAAGTAGATTAAGTGTTTTGAAGTATCTTTTACGGAAGAGAATGCAGATTGAGAAAAGAAATCTTGTCTACTTTTCATTTACAGATTAGATGTGATATCAGTAATAGATagggaaaaacacatacacacatacacacacacgcacacacaaacacacacacatatatacacacacacacatatatatatatatatatatatatatatatatatatatatatatatacatatgtataaaacaataaatgcagccgtttatagtccactgcaagacaaagtgcTCCAACATGTtcttattaatgtctggggtttggccacttccatcaccacgatggccactgtagattggtgatggtaggagactgtagtctgatcgctcacagaaaaccacccTACTAtatgtggccctgactaatacagctttgatgatcatggcgatacgcaaactctttcaccacgttagggtattcccactcagaaggggaatatactgtatatatatatataaatatatatatatatatatatatatatatatatatataaatatatatatatatatatatatatatatatatatatatatatatttataaatatatgtatatatatgtatatatatgtgtgtgtgcgtgtgtgtgtgtttatacatacaaacaccTATTAGTTTCAAATCCATTCCCCCAGCCGGGGAAATTCTTCTATGCATAAAATAGCTTAGTTGAATCAATGTGTTTCCTTCAATTATTTAGAATATTGACtctaaatttatcatattttagtatcggtataaTCTATCTAATAAACGAATACATATTCTTCTGTACTCAAATAGTAATGATAGAGATTTTAATATCATACGGTAGTTTTTATGTTAATGTATTGTGCAGATTtttgtatctacacacacacaaacacacacacacacacacacacacacatatatatatatatatatatgtgtgtgtgtgtgtgtgtgtgtgtgtgtgtgtgtgttcgtgtgtgtttctatgtatttaccatatatattttacatatactgtatatatatatatatatatatatatatatatatatatatatactgtatatatatatatatatatatatatatatatacatataaataataccgAATTGTACTTATTTATCATGTAACCATTATaactatataaaaagataaaatgtagTGAttagtgattattatcattactaactaagctaatgttattattattattattattattattattattgcttgctaagctacaacactagctggaaaagcaagatgctataagcccaagggctccaacagggaaaaataacctgctgaggaaaggaaataagggaataaataaacgatatgagaaataacgatcaattgaaataaaatattttaaaagaataattaattaattaacaaaGAGAACTTTAACCCCTGCAACTAGTCTCtctatttagttaaaaaaaaaaaagaataattgagaACTAACGTTAGTTTATATCTATCTCCTTCATGTACATCTAATAGGgattatttcttatattaaataGCAGATGGTACCAAGACCAGGTTAGCTCCAAAATATTCAAAATGGATATAGTTTATAGTAATTCCTAATAGTTCATTGTAAAATTTCTGTTTTAGAAAATTAGTTGTCATTTAAAAACTCTCTTTCCTTAATGGAATCTCGGTCTCCTCCTGtcatagtttttttgttttttccaaatGTTAGAAAGTTCATTTGGACTTTGGCATACAATGAAAAACTATTTCTGTACAAAGTGAACTCGGTTGAATtttacataatgtttttttttcgggCGTATTACGCACATTATTAATaacactagctaatctacaaccctagttggaaaagcaagatgctataagcccaagggcctcaacagggaaaaatagcccagtgaggaaaagaattaaggaaataaataaactatatgagaagtaatgagcaattagaataaaatattttaagaacagtaacaacattaaaacagatctttcatatataaactataaaaaagatttatgtcagcctattcaacatgaaaacatttgctgcaagtttaaagttttgatgttccaacgattcaactacgcgattaggaagatcattccacaacttggtcacagctggaataaaacttctagaatactgtctagtacaAAGACACTGCTTGCGTTCTTGCAGAGCAACGAATGCTCGAAATAAATACCAtattggttttaaaggtttaaaggccgatcatgaatggcagaggccagggacagtgactttgcaCTATCAagaagggcaatgccctagagactgaccaatacatattacatatgatccgcgcccaagctccctctctacccaagctgggactcagaagggccaggcaatggctgctgatgactcagcagatagaattacagcctcccccaaactcctcctccttagctcacaaggatggtgaggttgcagcgaccaaaggatctcaaggagtttgagcgggactcgaacctcagtctggcaatcaccaggcaatgatgctaccaccaggccaccgcaaTTAGCGATTGTCAGTTACGAGTAGTTACTGTCACCACGGTACATAATAAAATCAATTTAGGCTGATAAGGTTCTTCGAAAACATTAAACAGATTGCGTATAGCTGGCTAGCACAGTGGTGACGTGTTCACCTCGTAatttcatggcagcagatcgatcccagcctgggaccgtgagtttaaactgtttactggggaggatacttctatggttgggcaccacagtgggggtttgggcttgcctggctgacgttctggtgagtatctattccgatgaaactgaaaccagacacctttacctttatcttAAAACAGCTGCACAGTGGTTTCATACTTCGAGTCTCAAGGACAGGAATTCAAGTTGTTCCGATGTAACTTATTCCAGTTCCAGGGAATTAACTTGAAGTTCCATGGATCTACCTTCGAGTACCAAAGACTCAACTTACAGAGTCACGGAGCTGAATTCCAGTTCCACCAAAAAATTCacagatttattttgtttttcttttgagtTTACAATTCCGAAACTGGGCTAATAGCCTATTGTGAATAAGATTTTAAATAGCTCATGAGTTTTCTtatgtgcactgtatatatatatatatatatatatatatatatatatatatatatatatatacagtatatatatatatatatatatacagtatatatatatatatatatatatatatacacacacacacatatatatatatatatatatatatatatatagatagatatatatgtgtgtgtgtgtgttcattaaaGATAATTTCTTAGTTGCGCCAACGTATTTCCTGCCAGAATCTAGTatttacatacattagtttttcaaatattgtattgatttataaatataaatacacacacaaataccgaTAATTAGCCTAATATATTAATTATGTTaagtatactatatacacacacacacacacacacacacacacacatatatatatatatatatatatatatatatatacacacacataaactaaATTTTCTTGGATGGTGTCACTTCAAGCTATCACACGCGACTAGCTCTTATTTTTCTGTTAAAATATTGACCAAGGTTTTCCAGCACAGACGATGATCCATTTACTATATGCCATAAACTTCGGCATGAATAATATATCTGTATGCATGTTAAAAACGCGAAACTATAAAGAACCCCATTATTTCTTAGTTTCGGAGAGAACTTTAAAAAGAAACTGGATTATCTGGGTTTAATGGCGTTAACTCTACTCTTTTCACAAGACACtgtatttaccatatctatatttGATATACATAGTAAATAAAAGCAATTAGAATGATTAAAGCTTCCAAATTATGGATTGATATTCTGCGCGCTAAGAGAATTTCTTACGTTATGACTCCTGACGAAGTAAAACCTCCGGGTATTGAGAGCTTTTTTGGCTACAGATACACCTGCACCGCCTCTAACTCTGGAGTGAGCACCCCTGCAGATTTAGGGCTGCTTAAATGCCTAATAATATGTCTAATTAAAAGCGTGCCCGTGCTTGCTTCGGTGTTGAGTACCTGAATAATGTATTTTATTGATGTATTGAACAAATGTCTAACGCTAAGTGACAGCACATTCGTACATGTCAGGGGAAAAATCATTTAGAGGTTTTGAGAGCTTTACTGGTTTGCGGCGTTGAATGGAATGATGGTGAAGTAAGCGATATTAGGAATACGAGCATGACATAAACGTACCCTTAAATTTTATTAGGTGATGCATTAAGGCGTCAAGGAACATCTTATTTGTAATAACAATGGAGTAACCTAGGATACAAGAAAAAATAACACTTATTTGCATTGCCATACAGTAATGATTTATAAGATATTACCCAATTGTTAAAAACAACGTTAaggtaaaaaaaattttaagaataacataattAAAACAGCTCTCATATAGAATTCTCCTGACAGTAAAAATGATACTTATATTATTTAAcctataatttatatgaaaagtcTTACATTGGTCAGACAGGTTAAGCTCTTGTAAAGAGAATTGAGCAGCATAAGATAAGTCTAAGATATATTAGATATCAAAATCCTGCCATTAACatgttatatgtaaagaaattggttAATTCTAACAATTCATTAGAATGAATATCATAGAATTCAGCTTTATATAAGAAAgctttaataataattcaaatataggGAATGTACACACTCGATgcatttatacacatttataaacttaataaatcttaatttcttTAAGCAGGTCTGTCCGTAGTGACACCTGGTTTCTATCTTAGGATATATGTGTCctcatattgtatatgtatgtgataaTATTTCTTATCTGTATTattatgcatatctatgtataatTTATATGGATATGTACTTATGTTTTACTGTTATTTATACGAGGGTATTTATGTATATGGATTGGTAAGTAAaatgtttgcatatgtatatatatatatatatatatatatatatatatatatatatatacatatatatatatatatatatatatatatgtatgtatgtataatttatatatgtacttttGTATTACTGTTATTTATATGAGGGTTTTTATGTATATGGATGTGTAagtaaaatgtgtgtgtattatatatatatatatatatatatatatatatatacactcacacacacacacatatatatatatatataaatatacatatatatatattcatatgtttgcagacatacatatgtgtatgttcatatattcatatgtgcaCATGTATGTAAACAGGTGTATATGCACCTAtccatatttttgtatgtatatgtcaCCAGGTATATAcagaatgcatgtatatatattcttttaataaagATATGTTCTTTTATACAAGTTATACATAcaaattgaagtttttatagtgtatatataaaagatctaaattaatgttgttactgttcttaaaatattctatttcgatTGTTCACTGCTTCTCTTGTAGtcgatttatttcattgtttcctttcttcactgggctatttttccctttgcccttgggcttatagcgtcttacttttccaattagggttgcagcttagcaagtaataataataataataataataataataataataataataataatatgagataaAATCTTGTTACCATAATTACAGGTAAATGGCTGAGGgcctagaatcttgcttttccaactagggttgtagcttagcaagtgatgataataataataataataataataataataataataataataataataataatatgagataaAATCTTGTTACCATAATTACAGGTAAATGGCTGAGGgcctagaatcttgcttttccaactagggttgtagcttagcaagtgatgataataataataataataataataataataataataataatatgagataaAATCTTGTTACCATAATTACAGGTAAATGGCTGAGGgcctagaatcttgcttttccaactagggttgtagcttagcaagtgatgataataataataataataataataatagtatgagatTAAATCTTGTTAATATAATTTCAGGTAAATGACTAAAGGTCTATAAACACGTGTATATTTTACCTGTCCCCTGAAGACACTAGTGAGATACGGGATCCGCCAACAAAGGGCAGGCGTGTTTTCGCAAATAGAAATGACATATCTCTTATGATGTTTTGTTCCATAAATCTTCGCATGTATGTTCatactctcactgtaccatatatattgtaaaattgtcTATCAGTACATCAGTGCTCTAGAGGTAATCGTAGAGACAAAACCGTTTAGGAGCCATCCagtattttttttccccttttggattGTTACACCCGAGACTCACGTTTCAGTATGAGTTTCATCTTCAGtgagagtttgtttcttcattaggattttACCATTATCTTCTTATgtcagtttttatttatatatccaccTTTAAAGTATATCTAAAGTTTCATTACTTCAACATTTTTTCCAGCCCGCTATACTAGCATTGGCATATGTTATCCTTGCACTATATATTGACGATGTCTTGATAAAAGATTTACTTTGTTTGTTATtagtttattttgattaatttcaatAGTTCATACAAATATACGTACGTgtcttaagaaaatgaaaaaaaaaattgtttatcatgGTTGTCATACTATTACCTCTTTGCTATATCAGTTTTGAGACTAGCTGAGCTTTTCTAATTGGATTTAACGCTTCTCTAGATATGCTTATTAGAGAACATGGTTATTTTCACACATAACTTCACGAAAACTATGTTTAAATTTTGTTCTAaatgtaattcatatataattttctaaggatTTTGCATATGAAGGTAAAAggttctggtttcagttccagttttatcaaaataaatactcaccagaacgtcagccaggcaagtccAAACCCCCTATTAAGGTGCAAAACCACAGCAGTGATCTCCCCATTACACAGATTAAAGTTCGCTCCAAGGCGGGGCTCGATCTGCTgacacgcgaatgcgaggcaaacacttTACCAATGTActagactcaattttttttttcaatgaggtgctTTTATACAGACTCGCaagcgtgcccttttagctcggtagagtttcctagtagctgattggatagaatcattttatccaaccaatcagcgagttggaaacttttccaagctaaaagggcacatatgcgagtcggtgcaaatgcacctcattaaaaaaattgagtatagctagtgttttcttttttttataacagtgACTTTAGCCAAATATTCAACATTGCTCTTCTCGGGAAGGTTCCAATTGAaatactctcctcctcctcctcctccttcttcttcttcttcttcttcttcttcttcttcttcttcttcttcttcacacgaGGAGTTGTACTCCACCCATTGATTGGCGTCTCTCCACCCATTAATCCCCTTGTCATGGCTTCAAGCATACTttaccttgatctctctctctctctctctctctctctctctctctctctctctctctctctctctctctcgcttgtgaTATTGATAAAATTATGATGGCGCCTGatcatatgacacacacacacatatatatatactgtatatatatatatatatatatatatatatatatatatatatatagagagagagagagagagagagagagagagagagagagagagagagagatagatagatatattcatatatatatatatatatatatatatatatatatatatatatatatatacacgaataataTGTGGTTTAGTGAATATCATATGGCCAGGCGTAATCATAATTTTATCAATAtcacaagcgagagagagagagagagagagagagagagagagagagagagagagagagagagagtacgcttGAAGCCATGATAAGGGGATTAATGGGTGGAGAGACGCCAATCAATGGGTGGAGTACAACTTCtcgtgtgaagaagaagaagaagaatataccgtATTTCAATTAAGACTTTCCCGAGAAGAGCTAGGTTGAATATTTGGATGAagccaatgttaaaaaaaaaaaattaaaaaaatgtttacgagctatactcaattttaattaatgaggcgcatttgctctgactcgcaggggtgtccttttagctcggaaaagtttccaactAACCGATTgactggacaaaataattctaaccaatcagctactacAAAACTTTTCCGAAAAGACCAaccctgctagtcagtgcaaatgcacctcattaaaaatagaattaaatatattagtggtaacgtgtttgcttcTCGTTTGCGTGGCTGCAGATCGAACCCCGACCAGGACcgaagtttaagctgtttactggggaggtcactgctgtggttgagcacctcaatagggggttgggcttgcctggctgacgttctggtgagcatctattttgatgaaaatggaactgaaagcCGACACcttttacctttatatataaaatccttatatatgaactacattcagaaaaaaaaattaaacctattTTTATGTGGCTATGTATGAAACACCATGATCTCTAATAAGCATATCTAGAGAAGCGTTAAATCCTCTTAGAAAAGTTCAGCTAGTCTCAAAACTGGTATGGCAAAGAGGTATTggtatgattgattaattgatttgaggttttctggcatacagacatctaaggtcattgacgaacGACAACCATGATAAACAATGGATTTTTTCTTAACATGCGTACACACATGCATTGCTATTGCATCCTGTATATTtgtatgaaatattaaaattaatcaaaagaaactagttgcaaataaagtaaatcttatatatatatatatatatatatatatatatatatatatatatattatattatattatatatatatgtgtgtgtgtgtatatatatgtgtgtgagtatatatgtatatatatatatatatgtaaatatatatatatatatatatatatatatatatatatatatatatgtgtgtgtgtgtgtgtgtgtgtgtatactgtatatataggtcttccaaatcttctagtgccttttggatccCAGTTATAAGCTATGCAGTaacataaaaaattatgaaaattttacagCTAGTTTTTCCTCAGGTAGGCCTACGCACTACATACACTTTCAATTGATGGTATCTGCTGTGAAGTGGACAAAAGTCTCAGAGTTCACCGATTTCATTATATATTACAtcgtaaatttatgaaaaaaaaaatttcattcattaaaatgCCTGAATATCTAATTTCCTTCTATTGCAcgttagtgttctctctctctctctctctctctctctctctctctctctctctctctctctctcctgaactttcattttcattattttagatAAGAATGAAAAacgaaaatcttttatttttagtaaaatatcCAAAATCTTTGACTTTGAGTAAAATTTCCAAATGCTCATGCTTATGTGCATCTTTTAacttaatattttttatcaatgtaGTCCATTGGTACGAATTCAACAATAATTTAAGTATGACTTATTATGAAAGAACAGAAAATACTCCGTATTATCGACTGATACTGATTggacctgaaataataataataataataataataataataataataataataataataataataataataataataattactcaagaAGGGAATTATAAAGGTAATTTAAATATATAAGAGTGCAGGAACTATAGAAGCATGATAATACAAAGTATACCTTTCTACGTATATGGAACGACTATTTAAGATTCAT comes from Palaemon carinicauda isolate YSFRI2023 chromosome 3, ASM3689809v2, whole genome shotgun sequence and encodes:
- the LOC137637947 gene encoding uncharacterized protein produces the protein MPHRIQMLQIIAWMLTISRLSDVVASEVAFYYYAQNRESFCPPVQHKITNVASTIGCASICLQRQCQGYATQDGECTIMGDMTEPSVGEKEITYQRVSYLTNMENIALLKPTESVGFWTDPADMVKDMAVDGIESSTNYYHSHPMVSKPWWYVDLGENRVVYEVHVLPYGNNGAHTKYFATIEIRVGQELPSMAGDFSMWPLLAYYPGPAPMANAYLEFSPNDSYPLCGRYVSIQKTGFVNGVFYVFSEVKVFSLEKASDF